Proteins co-encoded in one Metabacillus sp. KUDC1714 genomic window:
- a CDS encoding CAP domain-containing protein yields the protein MNKKMILSVVAGTALLMANPVANKADAASFSTNAQAKVYYSNSSNVDFEEINQLVKNYLQNYQIKQPNTQQNQVEAPIEETNKAEQQQTTEQPAAQQQQQPAEQQSSQAEQTNKTEQTSSQLSEYEQQVVDLTNQERAKNGLPALKVDLELSKVAREKSSDMQRNNYFSHTSPTYGSPFDMMKQFGITYKAAGENIAKGQSSPEEVVNAWMNSEGHRKNILSANFTHIGVGYVAEGNYWTQQFIGK from the coding sequence TTGAACAAAAAAATGATATTATCAGTAGTTGCTGGGACAGCATTATTAATGGCAAACCCAGTAGCAAATAAGGCAGATGCAGCTTCATTTTCTACAAATGCACAAGCAAAGGTGTACTATTCTAATTCTAGTAATGTAGATTTTGAAGAAATTAATCAGTTAGTTAAGAACTACCTACAAAACTATCAAATAAAGCAACCAAATACTCAGCAAAATCAAGTAGAAGCACCTATAGAAGAAACGAATAAAGCAGAACAACAACAGACAACTGAACAGCCAGCAGCACAACAACAACAACAACCTGCTGAGCAGCAATCATCACAAGCAGAGCAAACAAATAAAACAGAACAGACTTCGTCTCAATTAAGTGAATATGAACAACAAGTTGTAGACTTAACAAATCAGGAGCGTGCAAAAAATGGACTTCCTGCATTAAAAGTGGACCTTGAGTTAAGTAAGGTTGCTCGTGAAAAATCATCGGACATGCAAAGAAACAACTATTTCTCACATACAAGCCCAACCTATGGCTCACCATTTGATATGATGAAGCAATTTGGGATCACATATAAAGCGGCAGGAGAAAATATTGCAAAGGGTCAAAGTTCACCAGAAGAAGTTGTGAATGCGTGGATGAACAGTGAAGGACATCGTAAAAATATTTTAAGCGCGAACTTTACCCATATTGGTGTGGGGTATGTAGCTGAGGGGAATTACTGGACTCAGCAATTTATAGGTAAATAA
- the uvsE gene encoding UV DNA damage repair endonuclease UvsE — MIIRFGYVSHALSLWDCSPAKALTFTRWKKLDENERKQQLLYVTRKNLEHTLRMIHYNIAQEIYLYRFSSSIVPLATHPEVLWDYRTPFKDLLSEIGQLVKKHKLRTSFHPNQFTLFTSDKPHITDNAVGDMAYHYDVLEAMGLANEAIINIHVGGAYGNKQAATERFHTNIKQLPDYIKKRMTLENDDKTYTATETLTICQKERIPLLFDYHHFMANKEDDEAVEDLLPDIFKTWSWIGIQPKIHVSSPKSEKEYRSHADYVDAEFLLPLVKVLKEMNVDLDFMIEAKQKDKAALRLCEDLSKIRGVKRVGGATIEW, encoded by the coding sequence ATGATTATTCGATTTGGATATGTTTCACATGCACTTTCTCTTTGGGATTGCTCTCCAGCAAAAGCATTAACGTTTACTCGCTGGAAAAAACTTGATGAAAACGAGAGAAAACAGCAGCTTCTTTATGTGACGAGAAAAAATCTTGAGCACACGCTACGAATGATTCATTATAATATTGCTCAAGAAATTTATTTGTACCGCTTTTCATCATCGATTGTGCCGTTAGCAACACATCCTGAGGTGCTTTGGGATTACAGAACTCCTTTTAAGGATTTACTGTCTGAAATTGGACAACTTGTGAAAAAACATAAGCTTCGTACTAGTTTTCATCCAAATCAATTTACACTGTTCACGAGTGATAAACCACATATCACTGACAATGCAGTTGGTGATATGGCATACCATTATGACGTTTTAGAGGCAATGGGACTTGCGAATGAAGCGATTATTAATATCCATGTTGGTGGTGCATATGGAAACAAGCAGGCTGCAACCGAACGTTTTCACACCAATATTAAGCAACTCCCTGATTATATTAAGAAGCGCATGACACTTGAAAACGATGATAAAACCTATACTGCAACAGAAACGTTAACAATTTGTCAAAAGGAGAGAATCCCTTTGCTTTTTGACTATCATCATTTTATGGCTAATAAAGAGGATGATGAGGCTGTTGAAGACTTATTACCTGACATTTTTAAAACATGGTCTTGGATTGGCATCCAGCCCAAAATTCATGTATCCTCACCTAAATCTGAAAAGGAATACAGAAGTCATGCCGACTATGTCGATGCTGAATTTTTGCTGCCTTTAGTGAAGGTGTTGAAGGAAATGAATGTGGATTTAGACTTTATGATTGAAGCAAAGCAAAAGGATAAAGCCGCTCTTAGACTTTGTGAGGATCTTAGCAAAATTAGAGGTGTAAAACGGGTTGGGGGTGCAACGATTGAGTGGTAG
- the speE gene encoding spermidine synthase: protein MSELWYTEKQTKNFGITLKIKQTLHTEQTDFQYLEMVETEEFGNMLFLDGMVMTSQKDEFVYHEMVAHVPLFTHPNPENVLVVGGGDGGVIREVLKHPQVKKATLVDIDGKVIEYSKKFLPEIAGKLEDPRVEVKVGDGFMHIAESENEYDVIMVDSTEPMGPAVNLFTKGFYAGISKALKEDGVFVAQTDNPWFTPELITNVQRDVKEIFPITRLYTANIPTYPSGLWTFTIGSKKYDPLEVSEERFHEIETKYYTKELHKACFVLPKFVSDLIK from the coding sequence ATGAGTGAATTATGGTATACAGAGAAACAAACAAAGAATTTTGGGATCACATTAAAAATTAAACAAACGTTACATACAGAGCAAACAGACTTTCAATACTTAGAAATGGTTGAAACGGAAGAGTTTGGAAATATGCTTTTTCTAGATGGAATGGTCATGACATCACAAAAGGACGAATTTGTTTATCATGAAATGGTTGCACATGTTCCTTTATTTACACACCCTAATCCTGAAAATGTTCTTGTTGTTGGCGGCGGTGATGGTGGCGTTATCCGTGAAGTACTGAAACATCCTCAAGTGAAGAAAGCAACACTTGTTGATATAGATGGGAAAGTCATCGAGTATTCAAAAAAATTCCTTCCTGAAATTGCAGGGAAACTAGAAGACCCACGTGTAGAAGTAAAAGTAGGCGACGGCTTCATGCATATCGCTGAAAGTGAAAATGAGTATGATGTTATTATGGTAGATTCAACTGAACCAATGGGGCCTGCTGTAAACTTATTTACAAAAGGATTTTATGCTGGTATTTCAAAAGCGCTTAAAGAAGACGGTGTTTTCGTAGCACAAACAGACAACCCTTGGTTTACACCAGAATTAATTACAAACGTTCAACGTGATGTGAAGGAAATATTCCCGATTACACGTCTTTACACTGCGAACATCCCAACATACCCAAGTGGTTTATGGACATTCACAATTGGTTCAAAGAAATATGATCCACTTGAAGTAAGTGAAGAACGTTTCCATGAAATTGAAACTAAGTATTACACAAAAGAATTACACAAAGCTTGCTTCGTATTACCGAAATTCGTAAGTGACTTAATCAAGTAA
- the cls gene encoding cardiolipin synthase yields the protein MFITICLILVALICWFTIDYHLGRRDHLSKSKYTQYPLRKSEINLFIDGEKLYEDLFERIKNCQHSIHVLFFIVKNDEVSNEFLSLLGEKAIQGIEVRLLLDYVGCFKLKKHKINELKDKGVNFAYSHKVKFPYIFYTLQARNHRKITVIDGKFAYLGGFNIAREYIGKDPKFGYWRDYHLKITGTGVNDLQEQFFKDWYDATEEDKRKDTRYFPSQPEGTKTHKFISTYGEHLNDHFISFIRDAQQEIIICSPYFIPGKTILNELLAAIARGVNVKIMVPMKEDHPLVQEASYPYFGKLLLAGCEIYQFYYGFYHSKCIVIDDHLCDIGTANFDKRSLYLNDEMNCLIFDQEFIQIVKKQISEDFRRSELLTYEAYKKRSYLKRGKEVFATIISHFL from the coding sequence ATCTTCATTACCATATGTTTGATATTAGTGGCACTTATTTGTTGGTTCACAATCGACTATCATCTTGGAAGAAGAGATCATCTTTCCAAATCCAAATATACTCAATATCCTTTGAGGAAAAGTGAGATTAACCTGTTTATCGACGGAGAAAAGCTATATGAGGACTTATTTGAGCGAATTAAAAATTGTCAACATAGCATTCATGTTTTATTTTTTATTGTAAAAAATGATGAGGTTAGTAACGAATTTCTTTCATTATTAGGTGAAAAGGCAATTCAAGGAATTGAAGTACGCCTATTACTTGATTATGTAGGATGCTTTAAGCTTAAAAAACACAAAATTAACGAACTAAAGGATAAAGGTGTTAACTTTGCCTATTCACACAAAGTAAAATTCCCTTATATTTTTTACACACTTCAAGCTAGAAATCATCGTAAAATAACTGTTATTGATGGGAAATTCGCCTATTTGGGAGGCTTTAATATTGCAAGAGAGTATATTGGGAAGGATCCTAAATTCGGTTATTGGAGAGATTATCATCTTAAAATTACTGGTACAGGGGTAAACGATTTACAAGAACAATTTTTTAAGGATTGGTATGATGCTACTGAGGAAGATAAACGTAAGGATACTCGTTATTTCCCTAGTCAGCCTGAGGGGACAAAGACACATAAGTTCATTTCAACTTATGGCGAACATTTAAATGACCATTTTATTTCATTCATAAGAGATGCCCAACAGGAAATCATTATTTGCTCCCCCTATTTTATTCCAGGTAAAACAATACTTAATGAACTGTTAGCCGCAATCGCAAGAGGAGTAAACGTAAAAATTATGGTGCCGATGAAAGAAGATCATCCCCTTGTTCAGGAAGCCTCCTACCCTTACTTTGGCAAGCTTTTACTTGCAGGCTGTGAAATTTATCAATTTTACTATGGATTTTATCATTCGAAGTGCATCGTAATCGATGACCATCTTTGTGACATTGGAACAGCTAATTTTGATAAACGAAGCTTATATTTGAACGATGAAATGAATTGTTTAATCTTTGATCAAGAGTTTATCCAAATTGTTAAAAAACAAATCAGTGAAGATTTTCGTCGATCTGAGCTTTTAACCTATGAGGCTTATAAAAAGCGTTCCTATCTAAAACGAGGCAAAGAAGTATTTGCAACGATAATTTCTCACTTTTTATAA
- the argS gene encoding arginine--tRNA ligase, with product MNIVEQVKERLKDEIKAAVIKAGLAEEAQVPDVLLEIPKEKAHGDYSTNMAMQLARVAKKAPRMIADDIVANFDKEKGSIEKIEIAGPGFINFYMNNSYLTELVPSILKAGANYGETNIGNKEKVQVEFVSANPTGDLHLGHARGAAVGDSLCNVLTKAGYDVSREYYINDAGNQINNLARSVEARYLQALGKDAEMPEDGYHGADIIGIGKKLAEEFDDRFAEQDSEERLGFFREYGLKYEMGKLKADLEEFRVAFDVWYSETSLYHNGKIDEALAALKEKGHIYEEEGATWFRSTTFGDDKDRVLIKNDGSYTYLTPDIAYHKDKLDRGFTKLINVWGADHHGYIPRMKAAIEALGYGKETLEVEIIQLVHLYKNGEKMKMSKRTGKAVTMRDLIEEVGLDAVRYFFAMRSADTHMDFDLDLAVSKSNENPVYYAQYAHARICSMLRQGEEQGLTFDDNLKLDEISSEKEFDLLKKLGEFPQAVAEAAQKRIPHRITNYIYDLASTLHSFYNAEKVLDPENTEKSRARLGLMKATQTTLQNALTLIGVSSPEKM from the coding sequence ATGAATATCGTTGAACAAGTTAAAGAACGATTAAAGGATGAAATCAAGGCCGCTGTGATCAAAGCAGGTCTTGCAGAAGAAGCACAGGTACCTGACGTTCTTTTAGAAATTCCAAAAGAAAAAGCACATGGGGATTATTCGACAAACATGGCGATGCAATTGGCTCGTGTAGCAAAAAAAGCACCTCGTATGATCGCGGATGACATTGTCGCAAATTTTGATAAAGAAAAAGGGTCGATTGAAAAGATTGAAATCGCTGGTCCAGGCTTTATTAATTTTTATATGAACAATAGCTATTTAACAGAATTAGTCCCATCTATTTTAAAAGCAGGGGCTAACTATGGTGAAACAAATATTGGTAACAAAGAAAAGGTTCAAGTTGAATTTGTTTCTGCAAACCCAACAGGTGACCTTCATCTAGGTCATGCTCGTGGTGCTGCAGTTGGCGATTCCTTATGTAATGTTCTAACAAAAGCAGGCTATGATGTGTCACGTGAATATTACATCAATGACGCTGGAAATCAAATTAACAACCTAGCTCGTTCAGTTGAAGCGCGTTATTTACAAGCTTTAGGTAAGGACGCTGAAATGCCTGAGGATGGCTATCATGGTGCAGATATTATCGGAATTGGGAAAAAGCTTGCTGAAGAATTTGACGACAGATTTGCTGAGCAGGACAGTGAGGAACGTTTAGGATTCTTTAGAGAATATGGCTTAAAATATGAAATGGGCAAGCTAAAAGCAGACCTAGAAGAGTTCCGTGTCGCATTTGATGTTTGGTATTCAGAAACATCGCTTTACCATAATGGGAAAATTGATGAAGCTCTGGCGGCACTTAAGGAAAAAGGCCATATCTATGAAGAAGAAGGCGCAACTTGGTTCCGCTCAACAACATTTGGAGATGACAAAGACCGTGTACTCATCAAAAATGACGGTTCTTATACGTATTTAACACCAGATATTGCTTACCACAAGGACAAGCTTGACCGCGGATTTACAAAGCTTATCAACGTATGGGGAGCAGATCACCATGGCTATATCCCACGTATGAAAGCTGCCATTGAGGCGCTTGGCTATGGCAAGGAAACACTTGAAGTAGAGATCATTCAACTTGTTCATCTATATAAAAACGGTGAAAAAATGAAAATGAGTAAGCGTACTGGTAAAGCAGTGACAATGAGAGATTTAATTGAAGAGGTTGGTCTTGACGCAGTTCGCTACTTCTTCGCGATGAGAAGTGCTGATACACATATGGATTTTGATCTAGATCTTGCTGTTTCAAAATCAAATGAAAACCCTGTTTACTATGCTCAATATGCACATGCGCGTATTTGCAGCATGCTTCGCCAAGGAGAAGAGCAAGGCTTAACATTTGACGACAACTTAAAGCTTGATGAAATTTCATCTGAAAAGGAATTTGACCTTTTGAAAAAATTAGGTGAATTCCCTCAAGCAGTTGCAGAAGCAGCTCAAAAACGAATCCCACATCGCATCACAAATTACATTTACGATTTAGCATCAACACTACACAGCTTTTACAATGCTGAAAAGGTGTTAGATCCTGAAAATACAGAGAAAAGTCGTGCAAGACTCGGTTTAATGAAAGCAACACAAACAACATTACAGAACGCTCTTACATTGATTGGCGTTTCGTCGCCTGAAAAAATGTAA
- a CDS encoding transglycosylase domain-containing protein has product MDVITPKRIRITLKTIRAITFISLLLLVFFSTIILSVVMYAKWQGPPSLTVPQSTIIYASDGSKIGELHNGQKRYWVQLDDISENVLQATIAIEDRSFYDHNGFDFKRIAGAALADLKAMAKVQGASTITQQYARNLFLKHEKTWQRKAMEAFYTIRLEQNYSKDEILEGYLNTIYYGHGVYGIEAAAKYYFGKNSSELSLGEAAMLAGIPKGPSLYSPYVNQEKAKGRQAIILKTMEKEGYITEKQLASALSESLVYTTKEDKVQKGIAPYFQDAVMSALADELNIDAQMIETKGLRIYTTLDLTMQEIAEDLVKKSIDKKSDIQAGFIAIDPATGYVKALIGGRDYEKSPFNRATQAKRQPGSTIKPLLYYSAINNGFTPSTEMLSEPTTFSYDDGKASYKPSNYNDYYANDFITLLQAIALSDNIYAVKTHMMLGMEKLVKTGELFGLNTKIKNIPSTALGTSPVRLVEIVNAYGMLENGGRKIEPTYITKVEDATGEIIYKSDTKKEQILNEQAAFVTTHMMTGMFDTALNDYTSVTGHSIADSLTRDYAGKSGTTSTDSWMIGFSPQLVAGVWTGYDKGKTIDLVQERGYAKAIWAKFMEKALDKESVKAFRPPDGTVGVYINPASGKLATEDCPVRRLTYFIEGTEPTEYCKEHLKTDDDKVHEHKKKEKDNWYDLFKWWD; this is encoded by the coding sequence ATGGATGTGATCACACCTAAACGAATTCGAATTACGTTAAAGACAATCCGTGCCATAACATTTATTAGTTTGCTATTATTAGTCTTTTTTTCAACAATTATTCTTAGTGTTGTTATGTATGCCAAATGGCAAGGGCCTCCCTCTTTAACAGTGCCACAATCAACGATTATTTATGCGAGTGATGGGTCAAAGATTGGGGAATTACATAATGGGCAAAAACGGTATTGGGTGCAGCTTGATGATATTTCTGAAAATGTTCTTCAAGCAACGATTGCGATCGAGGATCGAAGCTTTTACGATCATAATGGTTTTGATTTCAAACGAATTGCAGGGGCTGCTTTAGCGGATTTAAAGGCGATGGCCAAGGTTCAAGGTGCTAGTACGATTACACAGCAATATGCTCGTAATCTATTTTTAAAACATGAAAAAACCTGGCAGAGAAAAGCGATGGAAGCCTTTTACACCATACGCCTTGAGCAAAATTATAGTAAGGATGAAATTTTAGAGGGGTATTTAAATACGATTTATTATGGTCATGGAGTATACGGGATCGAAGCTGCTGCTAAATATTACTTTGGAAAGAATTCCAGTGAGTTATCTTTAGGGGAAGCCGCTATGCTTGCAGGCATCCCAAAGGGCCCCAGCCTTTATTCTCCTTACGTTAATCAAGAAAAAGCCAAAGGTAGACAAGCGATCATCTTGAAAACGATGGAAAAAGAGGGCTATATTACGGAAAAACAATTAGCCAGCGCATTAAGCGAGAGTCTTGTATATACAACAAAGGAAGATAAGGTTCAAAAAGGCATTGCACCTTATTTTCAAGATGCTGTTATGAGTGCTTTAGCAGACGAATTAAATATTGACGCGCAAATGATTGAAACAAAAGGGTTAAGAATTTATACGACATTAGACTTAACAATGCAAGAAATCGCAGAGGATCTGGTGAAAAAGTCTATCGATAAGAAATCTGATATACAAGCTGGTTTTATTGCTATTGATCCAGCTACAGGTTATGTAAAAGCCTTAATTGGTGGGCGTGATTATGAAAAAAGTCCGTTCAATCGGGCAACACAGGCGAAAAGACAACCTGGCTCAACAATAAAGCCTTTATTATATTACTCAGCCATAAACAATGGGTTTACGCCATCTACAGAGATGCTGAGTGAGCCAACGACATTTTCATATGATGATGGCAAGGCTTCATATAAGCCGAGCAACTATAATGACTATTATGCGAATGACTTTATTACGTTACTTCAAGCCATTGCTTTATCTGATAACATTTATGCTGTTAAAACTCATATGATGCTTGGGATGGAAAAGCTTGTGAAAACGGGCGAGTTATTTGGACTTAACACAAAAATTAAAAACATCCCTTCAACAGCTTTAGGAACATCTCCAGTTCGCTTAGTTGAGATCGTTAATGCTTACGGTATGCTAGAAAATGGCGGAAGAAAAATTGAGCCTACCTATATTACTAAGGTAGAGGATGCCACAGGTGAAATTATTTATAAATCTGATACAAAAAAGGAACAAATCCTTAATGAACAAGCTGCTTTCGTTACAACTCATATGATGACAGGAATGTTTGATACTGCTTTAAATGATTATACTTCTGTCACTGGTCATAGCATCGCTGACTCTTTAACGAGAGACTACGCTGGAAAATCTGGTACTACATCAACAGATAGTTGGATGATTGGTTTTTCACCACAATTAGTTGCTGGGGTTTGGACTGGATATGACAAAGGAAAAACGATTGATCTCGTTCAAGAGCGGGGCTACGCAAAAGCAATCTGGGCTAAGTTCATGGAAAAAGCTTTGGACAAAGAGTCTGTTAAAGCTTTTCGTCCTCCAGATGGTACCGTGGGGGTGTACATTAATCCTGCTAGTGGAAAGCTTGCTACTGAGGATTGCCCTGTCCGAAGGCTCACTTACTTTATAGAAGGCACAGAGCCAACAGAATATTGTAAAGAGCATCTCAAAACCGATGACGATAAGGTCCATGAGCACAAAAAGAAAGAAAAAGATAATTGGTATGACCTTTTTAAATGGTGGGATTGA
- a CDS encoding DUF1934 domain-containing protein has product MSESTPVQIHVISEIHNEHDHEKETIEVHTTGEHVLKGKTIYLRYEEEHELGFVKTTVKVTQNEVVVMRSGAVTMKQRFIQDAQTLTNYSTPFGRLQLETNTKSLSFETHELEGKLVILYDLQIDEKEKHVHKLMLTYKEEQK; this is encoded by the coding sequence ATGTCAGAAAGCACACCTGTTCAAATCCATGTTATATCGGAAATCCACAATGAGCACGATCATGAAAAAGAAACAATTGAGGTCCATACAACAGGGGAGCATGTCCTAAAGGGAAAGACCATTTATTTACGATATGAAGAAGAGCATGAGCTTGGCTTTGTTAAAACAACAGTAAAAGTAACGCAAAATGAGGTTGTTGTAATGCGCTCAGGAGCTGTTACTATGAAGCAACGCTTTATTCAAGATGCGCAAACCTTAACAAATTACTCTACACCTTTTGGCAGGCTTCAACTAGAAACAAATACAAAATCGCTATCATTTGAAACACATGAGCTTGAAGGTAAGCTCGTTATTTTATATGATTTGCAAATAGATGAAAAAGAGAAGCATGTACATAAACTAATGTTGACATATAAGGAGGAACAAAAATGA
- the speB gene encoding agmatinase, translating to MRFDEAYSGNVFIKSHPNYEESEAVIYGMPMDWTVSYRPGSRFGPARIREVSIGLEEYSAYLDRELDEVKYYDAGDIPLPFGNPQRSIDMIEEYIDKLLADDKYPLGMGGEHLVSWPVMKAMYKKYPDLAIIHMDAHTDLRDEYEGEPLSHSTPIKKIADLIGPKNVYSFGIRSGMKEEFQWAKEVGMHISKFDVLEPLKEVLPTLAGRPVYITIDIDVLDPAHAPGTGTVDAGGITSKELLASIHEIAKSDIRVVGSDLVEVAPIYDNSEQTANTASKILREMILGWVQKKG from the coding sequence ATGAGATTTGATGAAGCATATTCAGGTAATGTATTTATCAAGAGCCATCCTAACTATGAAGAAAGTGAAGCAGTAATTTACGGAATGCCTATGGATTGGACAGTAAGCTACCGCCCAGGCTCTCGTTTTGGTCCAGCTCGTATTCGTGAGGTATCAATTGGGCTTGAAGAATACAGTGCATATTTAGATCGAGAATTAGATGAAGTAAAATATTATGATGCTGGTGACATTCCGCTCCCATTTGGAAATCCGCAACGAAGCATCGATATGATCGAGGAATATATCGACAAATTACTTGCAGACGACAAATACCCATTAGGTATGGGCGGTGAACATTTGGTTTCCTGGCCAGTAATGAAGGCGATGTATAAAAAATATCCAGATTTAGCGATCATTCATATGGATGCACATACAGATTTACGTGATGAATATGAAGGTGAACCATTATCACATTCAACACCAATTAAAAAAATTGCTGATCTAATCGGACCAAAAAATGTCTATTCATTTGGGATTCGCTCAGGTATGAAGGAAGAGTTCCAATGGGCAAAAGAGGTGGGCATGCACATCTCTAAATTTGATGTACTAGAACCATTAAAAGAAGTTTTACCAACACTTGCCGGACGTCCGGTATACATCACAATTGACATTGATGTTCTAGATCCTGCACACGCACCAGGAACAGGTACAGTAGATGCAGGCGGAATTACCTCTAAAGAATTGTTAGCATCTATTCATGAAATTGCAAAATCCGATATTCGTGTCGTTGGTTCGGATTTAGTAGAGGTTGCACCGATCTATGATAATTCTGAGCAAACAGCAAATACGGCTAGTAAGATTTTAAGAGAAATGATTTTGGGTTGGGTGCAGAAGAAGGGTTGA
- a CDS encoding ribonuclease J, with amino-acid sequence MSTKENVLSIFALGGLNEVGKNMYAIEYSNNIVIIDCGNKFPDESLLGIDLIIPDITYLLENKDKITALIVTHGHEDHIGGIPFFLKKLNVPVYATRFTLGLIELKLEEHKLLRDTELIEIDSSSNLNFDDINVTFFKVNHSIPDCLGVVFNTPEGKIVHTGDFKFDLTPANNEHSDIHKMAEIGRDGVFLLLSESTNAERPGLTPSEQMVGKHVEDAFMKAERKVILSTFASNINRIQQVVDAAQKTNRKISLLGRSMVNVVDIAIERGYLTVPDGMIIEQHEINELAPEKVAILCTGSQGEPLAALARLSTGNFRGVDILPEDTVIFAAGPIPGNERNVTRIVDNLLTLGAKVIYGTGSTSGMHVSGHGYQEDLKLMLTLMKPKYFIPIHGEYRMLHHHRLLAESVGVEQGNTFIMNNGDVVDITNSIARQTRKIPAGNTYVDGIGVGDVGDMVLRDRKQLSEDGMLVIVLTMSKREGKLVSEPDTISRGFVFNRDSEELIREVNRLITKTVNDLQKGNKIQWNVIKQSIKKSVGQYLFTQTKRKPMILPIIIEI; translated from the coding sequence TTGAGCACAAAAGAGAATGTATTATCTATTTTCGCTTTAGGTGGCTTAAATGAAGTCGGAAAGAACATGTATGCAATTGAATATTCCAATAATATTGTGATTATCGACTGTGGTAATAAGTTCCCAGATGAAAGTTTATTAGGAATTGATTTGATTATTCCTGATATTACCTACTTACTAGAAAATAAAGATAAAATAACAGCATTAATCGTTACTCATGGACATGAAGATCATATCGGAGGAATCCCGTTCTTCTTAAAAAAATTAAATGTACCCGTATATGCAACACGTTTCACACTAGGTTTAATTGAATTAAAATTAGAAGAACATAAACTCTTAAGGGATACTGAACTGATTGAAATTGACTCTAGCTCAAATTTAAATTTCGATGACATCAATGTAACTTTTTTCAAAGTAAATCATAGTATTCCTGATTGCTTAGGGGTTGTTTTTAACACACCAGAGGGAAAAATCGTACATACTGGAGACTTCAAGTTCGATTTGACCCCCGCGAATAATGAACATTCGGATATTCATAAAATGGCAGAAATCGGAAGAGATGGCGTCTTCCTTCTACTATCTGAAAGTACCAACGCAGAACGTCCTGGTTTAACCCCATCAGAGCAAATGGTAGGTAAACATGTTGAGGACGCCTTCATGAAAGCAGAACGCAAAGTAATTCTTTCAACGTTCGCTTCTAATATTAATCGCATTCAGCAAGTTGTGGATGCTGCACAAAAAACAAATCGAAAGATATCGTTACTTGGACGCAGTATGGTAAATGTAGTGGATATTGCAATTGAACGTGGTTATTTAACAGTTCCTGATGGGATGATCATTGAACAACATGAAATCAATGAATTGGCCCCTGAAAAGGTAGCCATCTTATGTACGGGGAGCCAAGGTGAACCATTAGCAGCCCTTGCCCGATTATCTACTGGAAACTTTCGGGGTGTTGACATTTTACCAGAGGATACGGTTATTTTTGCAGCAGGTCCAATACCAGGGAATGAACGGAATGTCACACGGATCGTAGACAACTTACTCACACTTGGAGCCAAAGTGATTTACGGAACGGGAAGTACATCAGGAATGCATGTATCTGGTCATGGCTATCAAGAAGATTTAAAACTAATGCTTACACTAATGAAGCCAAAATACTTTATACCCATCCACGGTGAGTATAGAATGTTACACCATCATCGATTATTAGCCGAATCTGTTGGAGTAGAACAAGGAAACACATTTATTATGAACAATGGTGATGTTGTAGATATTACAAATTCTATTGCCCGCCAAACTCGCAAAATACCAGCAGGCAATACCTATGTGGATGGAATAGGTGTAGGTGATGTCGGGGACATGGTGTTAAGAGATCGCAAACAACTTTCTGAAGACGGAATGCTCGTGATTGTTTTAACGATGAGTAAAAGGGAAGGAAAGCTAGTTTCTGAACCTGACACCATTTCACGTGGGTTCGTGTTTAATAGAGATTCTGAGGAACTCATAAGAGAAGTTAATCGCCTTATTACAAAAACTGTTAACGATCTACAAAAAGGGAATAAAATTCAGTGGAACGTGATTAAACAAAGCATAAAAAAATCAGTTGGCCAATATTTATTTACTCAAACTAAGAGAAAGCCAATGATCCTTCCTATAATTATTGAAATTTAA